A DNA window from Rhizobium jaguaris contains the following coding sequences:
- the gltS gene encoding sodium/glutamate symporter, whose product MSVVQVPGLQSFTIAILVFFAGANLNRFIPVLARWSIPEAVTGGLLAALITLVAYEFFGLEINFTLAARDMLLLYFFTGVGLNARLSDLVAGGKPFLILLGVTLVFLVIQNAIAIGVSDTLGLPDGMAILLGSTSLIGGHGTTIAWAPIITSRFGLTNALEIGIASATLGLVIASLIGGPTAQFLIKRYGLSGPTTEELVIGVSRAAESSHEDDVSYVSLLRALLVTNIAILIGYALHEIIVEAGVNLPLFVVCLLVAIVMTNTIPLLAPRLPWPTRTRALSLISDLSLNVFLAMSLMSMQLWALSGLGAALVIVLVVQTVAVVVYVLFVVFPAMGRTYDAAVISAGFFGISLGATPTAIANMTAVTKTHGAATIAFIILPLVSAFFIDLANAAMLGFLVR is encoded by the coding sequence ATGTCGGTAGTGCAGGTCCCAGGATTGCAATCGTTCACCATTGCGATCCTCGTGTTCTTCGCTGGTGCGAACCTCAACCGTTTCATTCCCGTCCTTGCGCGGTGGAGCATACCTGAAGCGGTGACAGGTGGCCTGCTTGCCGCCTTGATAACGCTGGTCGCCTACGAATTCTTCGGTTTGGAGATCAATTTTACACTCGCCGCACGCGACATGCTTCTTCTCTACTTCTTCACCGGGGTCGGTCTCAACGCCAGGCTCTCCGACCTTGTGGCGGGAGGCAAGCCATTTCTTATCCTATTGGGCGTCACGCTTGTATTTCTCGTCATCCAGAACGCAATCGCAATCGGAGTCAGCGACACGCTCGGTCTCCCCGATGGTATGGCAATCTTGCTTGGCTCGACGTCGCTAATCGGCGGTCACGGCACAACGATTGCCTGGGCACCGATTATCACCAGTCGTTTCGGACTGACGAATGCGCTTGAAATCGGCATCGCGAGTGCAACACTTGGTCTTGTTATCGCCAGCCTCATCGGCGGACCAACTGCGCAATTCCTGATCAAACGCTATGGACTGAGCGGACCCACCACCGAAGAGTTGGTGATCGGTGTGTCGCGCGCTGCAGAAAGCAGTCACGAAGATGATGTCAGCTATGTCAGTCTGCTGCGAGCCTTGCTGGTGACCAATATCGCCATTCTCATCGGGTACGCCTTGCATGAGATCATCGTGGAGGCTGGCGTCAATCTTCCGCTGTTCGTCGTCTGCTTGCTGGTCGCGATTGTGATGACGAACACCATTCCGCTGCTCGCACCGCGCCTCCCTTGGCCGACGCGCACGCGAGCGCTCTCGCTCATCTCCGATCTCTCGTTGAATGTCTTTCTCGCAATGTCGCTGATGAGCATGCAGTTGTGGGCTCTCAGCGGACTCGGCGCTGCGCTTGTGATCGTCCTCGTCGTGCAGACGGTTGCGGTCGTGGTTTACGTCCTGTTCGTTGTGTTCCCCGCGATGGGCCGTACGTATGATGCGGCGGTGATTTCTGCAGGCTTCTTTGGTATCTCGCTTGGAGCGACCCCGACGGCAATCGCCAATATGACGGCGGTAACCAAAACTCATGGGGCAGCAACCATCGCATTCATCATTCTGCCGCTCGTCTCTGCGTTCTTCATCGATCTGGCAAACGCAGCCATGCTTGGGTTCCTTGTTCGGTGA